A stretch of Eulemur rufifrons isolate Redbay chromosome 5, OSU_ERuf_1, whole genome shotgun sequence DNA encodes these proteins:
- the MRO gene encoding protein maestro isoform X1 has product MDQTQRRILGQPRSIPSSQPKRKRTSVISFFSKVSWKLRFQKREPLKNVFCILAERARDPSAKKRRMAMRGLGTMACEAPNKVRKYRKLVLDLLVHGLYDPLSSEVIHESVKTLTIMLGKTQGKGLGSFFIDITLQTRTLLDDENDSLRYSAFVLFGQLAAFAGRKWKKFFTSQVKQTRDSLLIHLQDRNPQVAKACKTTFRACSPYLKLRKEYSFQSEDDQRNPKLCRQLSHYHPELLQFFYANKIL; this is encoded by the exons atGGACCAAACACAGAGGAGAATCCTGGGCCAGCCCCGATCCATCCCTTCTTCCCAGCCCAAGAGGAAAAGGACATCAGTGATATCTTTCTTTTCCAAG GTCTCCTGGAAACTGAGATTCCAGAAGCGGGAGCCTCTGAAGAATGTGTTTTGCATCTTGGCAGAAAGAGCCCGGGACCCCAGTGCTAAAAAGCGTCGCATGGCAATGAGAGGCCTGGGCACCATGGCCTGTGAAGCCCCCAACAAG GTGAGAAAGTATAGGAAACTTGTCCTAGACCTGCTGGTGCATGGATTGTACGATCCTCTGAGCTCTGAAGTCATCCACGAGAGTGTGAAGACTCTGACCATCATGCTGGGGAAGACCCAGGGGAAAGGCTTGGGGTCCTTCTTCATAGACATCACCCTTCAGACCAGGACACTGTTAGATGAC GAAAACGACAGTCTGAGATACTCggcctttgttttgtttgggcAATTGGCTGCCTTTGCTGGGCGGAAATGGAAGAAATTTTTCACCAGTCAGGTTAAGCAGACACGGGATTCCCTCCTGATCCATTTACAGGACAGAAACCCCCAGGTTGCTAAG GCTTGCAAAACAACTTTTCGAGCCTGTTCTCCGTATCTGAAACTAAGGAAGGAATACAGCTTCCAGAGTGAAGACGATCAAAGGAACCCTAAACTCTGCCGGCAGCTG AGCCACTATCATCCAGAGCTCCTGCAGTTCTTCTATGCAAATAAAATTCTGTAA
- the MRO gene encoding protein maestro isoform X2: MDQTQRRILGQPRSIPSSQPKRKRTSVISFFSKVSWKLRFQKREPLKNVFCILAERARDPSAKKRRMAMRGLGTMACEAPNKVRKYRKLVLDLLVHGLYDPLSSEVIHESVKTLTIMLGKTQGKGLGSFFIDITLQTRTLLDDACKTTFRACSPYLKLRKEYSFQSEDDQRNPKLCRQLSHYHPELLQFFYANKIL, translated from the exons atGGACCAAACACAGAGGAGAATCCTGGGCCAGCCCCGATCCATCCCTTCTTCCCAGCCCAAGAGGAAAAGGACATCAGTGATATCTTTCTTTTCCAAG GTCTCCTGGAAACTGAGATTCCAGAAGCGGGAGCCTCTGAAGAATGTGTTTTGCATCTTGGCAGAAAGAGCCCGGGACCCCAGTGCTAAAAAGCGTCGCATGGCAATGAGAGGCCTGGGCACCATGGCCTGTGAAGCCCCCAACAAG GTGAGAAAGTATAGGAAACTTGTCCTAGACCTGCTGGTGCATGGATTGTACGATCCTCTGAGCTCTGAAGTCATCCACGAGAGTGTGAAGACTCTGACCATCATGCTGGGGAAGACCCAGGGGAAAGGCTTGGGGTCCTTCTTCATAGACATCACCCTTCAGACCAGGACACTGTTAGATGAC GCTTGCAAAACAACTTTTCGAGCCTGTTCTCCGTATCTGAAACTAAGGAAGGAATACAGCTTCCAGAGTGAAGACGATCAAAGGAACCCTAAACTCTGCCGGCAGCTG AGCCACTATCATCCAGAGCTCCTGCAGTTCTTCTATGCAAATAAAATTCTGTAA